The following are encoded together in the Ktedonobacterales bacterium genome:
- the pdhA gene encoding pyruvate dehydrogenase (acetyl-transferring) E1 component subunit alpha: MAIRQVALAGLSREQLLGMYEEMLLIRRFEEKAAEEYTMGKIGGFMHLYIGQEALGVGAIATLGKEDKVISHYREHGHAISKGIAPRQVMAELFGRIDGCSKGKGGSMHMHDENVGLLGGYAIVGAQIVLACGLAFAAKYQNQNHLIMTFFGDGAVDEGAFHEGLNLASLWKLPVVYICENNQYSMGMSVEKAWSVPDLKDRAAAYAMPYEKVDGMDLIAVYEACKRATERARSGEGPTLLECITYRFRGHSMADPASYRPRDEVDRWRASQDPIPLYLEKLREAKAIKEEEIKAIEDRVDRVVQDAVEFADASPEPPLEELYTDVMVGDANAISWRYPRQ; the protein is encoded by the coding sequence ATGGCAATTCGGCAAGTGGCGCTGGCTGGCCTCAGCCGCGAGCAATTGCTGGGGATGTATGAGGAAATGCTGCTCATTCGCCGTTTTGAGGAAAAAGCAGCCGAAGAGTACACGATGGGCAAAATTGGTGGCTTCATGCACCTCTATATCGGCCAGGAGGCGCTGGGGGTGGGAGCCATCGCCACGCTGGGCAAAGAGGATAAAGTCATCAGCCATTATCGTGAGCATGGACACGCGATCTCCAAGGGGATCGCGCCCAGGCAGGTCATGGCGGAACTCTTTGGCCGCATTGACGGGTGCAGCAAGGGCAAGGGTGGCTCGATGCACATGCATGATGAAAACGTGGGATTGCTCGGCGGCTATGCCATCGTGGGCGCGCAGATTGTGCTGGCCTGTGGCCTGGCATTTGCCGCGAAGTACCAGAACCAGAACCATCTGATCATGACCTTCTTTGGCGATGGCGCGGTGGATGAAGGCGCGTTCCACGAGGGGCTGAATCTGGCCTCGCTCTGGAAGCTGCCTGTCGTCTATATCTGCGAAAATAACCAGTACTCGATGGGCATGTCGGTCGAGAAAGCCTGGAGCGTGCCTGACCTGAAAGATCGCGCCGCTGCCTATGCGATGCCCTATGAGAAGGTGGATGGCATGGACCTGATCGCCGTCTATGAGGCGTGCAAACGCGCCACTGAGCGCGCCCGCAGTGGCGAAGGCCCGACGCTGCTGGAGTGCATCACCTATCGTTTCCGGGGGCATTCGATGGCCGATCCGGCCAGCTATCGCCCGCGCGATGAAGTGGACCGCTGGCGAGCTTCCCAAGACCCCATTCCTCTTTACCTGGAGAAGCTGCGCGAGGCGAAGGCGATTAAAGAGGAAGAGATCAAGGCCATCGAGGACCGCGTAGATCGGGTGGTGCAGGATGCGGTTGAGTTTGCCGACGCCAGCCCGGAGCCGCCATTGGAAGAACTGTACACCGACGTGATGGTGGGCGACGCCAACGCCATTTCCTGGCGCTATCCCAGGCAATAA
- a CDS encoding ferredoxin family protein, whose amino-acid sequence MTYVITQPCIGVKDASCVDVCPVDCIHAGEEDEQFFINPEECIDCGACEPVCPVNAIFEEGSVPKKWKPFLQLNADYFLRQRQAKKKRK is encoded by the coding sequence ATGACCTATGTGATCACGCAGCCGTGTATCGGCGTGAAAGACGCTTCGTGCGTGGATGTCTGCCCGGTGGACTGTATTCACGCCGGGGAAGAGGATGAGCAATTTTTTATCAATCCTGAAGAGTGCATTGACTGTGGCGCCTGCGAGCCGGTCTGTCCCGTGAACGCCATCTTCGAGGAGGGCAGCGTCCCCAAGAAGTGGAAACCCTTCCTCCAACTCAACGCGGATTATTTTCTCAGGCAGCGTCAGGCCAAAAAGAAGCGGAAATAG
- the secG gene encoding preprotein translocase subunit SecG, with amino-acid sequence MAFLEPYRGALEVAQIIVSIALMVSILLQARGASLGSVFGGTGAVFKTRRGIDKLLFNATIVFAVLFVLISFIAAAIPSPSTPGQ; translated from the coding sequence TTGGCATTTTTGGAACCCTATCGCGGCGCGTTAGAAGTGGCGCAGATTATCGTTTCTATTGCGCTGATGGTCAGCATTCTGTTGCAGGCGCGTGGCGCGAGCCTGGGCAGTGTCTTTGGTGGCACGGGCGCGGTCTTTAAGACGCGCCGGGGCATTGATAAGCTGCTCTTCAATGCGACCATTGTTTTTGCTGTCCTCTTTGTCCTCATTTCCTTTATTGCCGCCGCGATTCCTTCGCCCTCCACGCCGGGCCAATAA
- a CDS encoding carbon monoxide dehydrogenase subunit G, producing the protein MNIEGTYTFQAPIEQVWKTLMDPEVLARTLPGIENMKVVGPDNYEATMHVGVAAVQGTYNGKVAILDKEEPGHYRLQAEGNGARGFVKAEGAVDLAQQNGNTIATYKGAAQLGGAIAGVGMRVLPGIAKMMINQFFGAVAEELRAQQQPAPAAKTPPAAARATSAAAGARADKAPGAASKPQPTEQQIITLPARQAPDQLIQIVRALKVSDGSEEDELRWAQRLMLGSVGLLLGIFLLGFLFGRGARRGR; encoded by the coding sequence ATGAATATCGAGGGTACGTACACCTTTCAGGCGCCCATTGAGCAGGTCTGGAAAACATTAATGGACCCGGAAGTGCTGGCAAGAACCTTGCCGGGCATTGAAAACATGAAAGTCGTCGGACCTGATAACTACGAGGCCACCATGCACGTCGGCGTCGCGGCGGTCCAGGGAACCTATAACGGCAAGGTGGCTATCCTCGATAAAGAGGAGCCGGGCCATTACCGCCTTCAGGCCGAAGGCAACGGCGCGCGCGGCTTCGTCAAAGCCGAAGGGGCCGTTGATCTGGCCCAGCAAAACGGCAACACCATCGCCACGTATAAGGGCGCGGCCCAGCTTGGCGGGGCTATCGCTGGCGTAGGCATGCGCGTCTTGCCCGGCATCGCCAAGATGATGATTAACCAGTTTTTCGGCGCTGTCGCTGAAGAACTGCGCGCCCAACAACAGCCAGCGCCAGCCGCCAAGACTCCTCCAGCGGCAGCCAGGGCTACCTCTGCTGCGGCAGGAGCCAGAGCCGACAAAGCGCCGGGTGCGGCGAGCAAGCCGCAGCCGACAGAGCAGCAGATCATTACGCTGCCGGCCAGGCAAGCGCCTGACCAGCTTATCCAGATCGTGCGCGCCCTCAAGGTCAGCGACGGCAGCGAAGAAGACGAGCTGCGCTGGGCGCAGCGCCTGATGCTGGGCAGCGTCGGTCTGCTGCTGGGCATCTTCCTGCTGGGGTTCCTGTTTGGCCGAGGCGCCCGCCGAGGCCGCTAA
- a CDS encoding deoxyguanosinetriphosphate triphosphohydrolase, which yields MSDSTRAISTDQGRSAAAFTLADVRRRLEANEARLAPLAARSAASRGRARPEEVSPVRTEFQRDRDRIIHSHAFRRLKHKTQVFIAPLVDHYVTRLTHTLEVQQVARTIARGLNLNEDLTEAICLGHDLGHGPFGHVGEKVLKELVWPDFKHNEQSLRIVDVLEKGGRGLNLTWEVRDGILNHSKGKSVEGRERGHPATLEGQVVKIADSVAYLNHDIGDAIRARMLQVEDLPQDCLDVLGRTHAKRIDTMVCDIIEQSWDKPEVRMSEPVLAATNQLRNFMTERIYYARSALEDSVRASRLMGELCRYFLAHPEDIPEDYRRGSQERGEPIERAVCDYLAGMTDSYAIRRFSELWMPNYRA from the coding sequence ATGAGCGATAGCACGCGGGCCATATCAACCGATCAGGGACGTTCTGCGGCTGCTTTCACGCTGGCCGATGTGCGCCGCCGTCTGGAGGCGAACGAAGCGCGCCTTGCGCCCCTCGCCGCTCGCAGCGCCGCTTCGCGTGGTCGGGCGCGCCCCGAAGAGGTATCGCCTGTGCGCACCGAGTTCCAGCGGGACCGTGACCGCATCATCCACTCCCACGCCTTCCGGCGTCTGAAGCACAAAACGCAGGTCTTCATCGCCCCGCTCGTTGATCACTACGTCACCCGCCTGACCCACACGCTGGAGGTGCAGCAGGTGGCGCGCACCATTGCGCGCGGTCTGAACCTGAACGAAGACCTGACCGAAGCGATCTGCCTGGGGCATGATCTGGGGCATGGGCCGTTCGGGCATGTGGGCGAAAAGGTACTTAAAGAACTGGTCTGGCCGGACTTCAAGCACAACGAGCAAAGCCTGCGTATTGTGGACGTGCTGGAAAAAGGCGGCAGGGGGCTGAACCTGACCTGGGAAGTGCGCGACGGCATCCTGAATCATTCTAAGGGCAAAAGCGTGGAAGGGCGCGAGCGCGGCCATCCCGCCACGCTGGAGGGGCAGGTCGTCAAAATCGCCGACAGCGTAGCCTATCTCAATCACGACATCGGCGACGCCATCCGCGCGCGGATGTTGCAGGTGGAGGATTTGCCGCAAGACTGTCTGGACGTGCTGGGGCGCACGCACGCCAAACGCATTGATACGATGGTCTGTGACATCATCGAGCAAAGTTGGGACAAACCAGAAGTGCGCATGAGCGAGCCGGTGCTGGCGGCGACCAATCAGCTTCGCAACTTCATGACCGAGCGCATCTACTATGCCCGCAGCGCCCTCGAAGATTCGGTGCGCGCCAGCCGCTTGATGGGCGAACTTTGCCGCTATTTCCTGGCTCATCCAGAAGACATCCCAGAGGACTATCGCAGAGGCTCCCAGGAACGCGGCGAACCCATCGAGCGGGCCGTCTGCGATTATCTGGCCGGCATGACGGATTCTTACGCCATCCGTCGCTTTTCTGAGTTGTGGATGCCCAATTATCGGGCCTAG
- the dnaG gene encoding DNA primase has product MTIIEQIKSKLDIVEEIGAIVPLKKSGKAYKGVCPFHSERTPSFYVFPQSGTWKCFGCQERGDMFTFVEKQQGLDFKESLALLAEKAGVPLEAYQETLPGSEEADQEEAARRRLRQINEAAAIWFHHLLLTSSEASYARLYLDGRGVNHDSITLFRLGFAPAGGDLLCTYLLSQEYSAQEIIAAGLGRERDPAREGRGGLYDYFRNRIIFPIRDARGRTVGFGGRELGGGSPKYLNTPQTPLFDKSGILYGLDLAREAIKRRDQAVIVEGYLDALVAHQYGEKNVVACIGSAITEKHVRQLKKLTKRLALALDPDAAGETATLRGIEVAQQGFDRVIAPMPSTPDDPRAKGKVRGMVRFEEQVDAQITILRLPPGEDPDEVIRQSVGTWKQALAEALPLVDFLFEAHTTGLRLDTPQGKTEAAKRLLPVLIEVRDRVKQDAYLRRLAGMLRTDERTLRQELDRLRRGQAREGRTGQHAPEIGLKSYMNERGDEQTEITHAQQAQGEGLFKLVPKAGSLEALSKAMEEYCLGLLLACPTLAEDVCVIIDEVDFIGTETRALYHFFVTALQNGTLSDTQRMLSTLPGILQETAERLRQEVEMRERMESISRIRRRPTHRAGHALETNPVLDSVRLKKVATKAAYRLKRARLKEAHNELIYLRQEAEQAGDQEGLAALDQRRKDVLLQIETIDSAVPLHS; this is encoded by the coding sequence ATGACCATCATTGAGCAGATCAAAAGCAAACTGGATATTGTCGAAGAGATTGGCGCGATTGTGCCGCTGAAGAAGTCGGGCAAGGCGTATAAGGGCGTTTGCCCCTTCCACAGCGAGCGCACGCCGTCTTTCTATGTCTTCCCGCAAAGCGGTACCTGGAAGTGCTTTGGCTGCCAGGAACGCGGCGATATGTTCACCTTTGTGGAGAAGCAGCAAGGGCTGGATTTCAAGGAGAGCCTGGCGCTGCTGGCTGAAAAAGCGGGCGTGCCACTCGAAGCCTATCAAGAAACGCTGCCAGGCAGCGAGGAAGCCGACCAGGAAGAAGCCGCGCGCCGCCGCCTGCGCCAGATCAACGAGGCAGCGGCTATCTGGTTTCACCATCTGCTGCTCACGTCGTCTGAAGCCTCTTACGCGCGCCTCTATCTGGATGGGCGCGGCGTGAACCACGACAGCATCACCCTCTTCCGGCTTGGCTTTGCGCCTGCGGGCGGCGACCTGCTCTGTACCTATCTGCTCAGTCAGGAATACAGCGCGCAAGAGATCATTGCCGCCGGCCTGGGGCGCGAGCGCGATCCGGCCAGGGAAGGACGCGGCGGCCTCTATGACTACTTCCGCAACCGCATCATCTTCCCCATCCGCGATGCGCGCGGGCGCACCGTCGGGTTTGGCGGGCGCGAACTGGGCGGCGGCTCGCCCAAATATCTGAACACGCCGCAGACCCCACTCTTCGATAAAAGCGGCATCCTCTATGGCCTGGACCTGGCGCGCGAAGCCATCAAGCGCCGCGATCAGGCCGTGATCGTCGAAGGCTATCTGGACGCGCTGGTCGCCCATCAATACGGCGAAAAGAACGTCGTGGCCTGCATCGGCAGCGCCATCACCGAAAAACACGTTCGCCAGCTCAAAAAGCTTACCAAACGCCTCGCGCTGGCCCTGGACCCCGACGCAGCCGGAGAAACGGCCACCCTGCGGGGCATCGAAGTGGCGCAGCAGGGCTTCGACCGGGTGATAGCTCCCATGCCCAGCACACCCGATGATCCCAGGGCTAAAGGCAAAGTACGCGGCATGGTGCGCTTCGAAGAGCAGGTAGACGCGCAGATCACGATCCTGCGCCTGCCGCCCGGCGAAGACCCGGATGAAGTGATCCGGCAGAGTGTCGGGACGTGGAAGCAGGCGCTTGCCGAGGCGCTGCCGTTAGTTGATTTTCTCTTTGAGGCTCATACCACCGGGCTGCGGCTGGATACGCCGCAAGGCAAGACTGAAGCGGCAAAACGGCTGCTGCCGGTGCTGATAGAAGTGCGCGACCGGGTGAAGCAGGATGCGTATCTCCGGCGGCTGGCAGGGATGCTGCGCACCGATGAACGGACGCTCCGCCAGGAGTTGGACAGGCTCCGACGAGGGCAGGCGCGTGAGGGTCGAACTGGTCAACACGCGCCAGAAATAGGACTAAAGTCCTATATGAACGAAAGGGGTGATGAGCAGACAGAGATAACACACGCTCAGCAAGCACAGGGGGAAGGTCTATTCAAGCTTGTTCCCAAGGCTGGAAGCCTGGAGGCGCTCTCAAAAGCGATGGAGGAATATTGCCTTGGGTTACTGCTTGCCTGCCCCACGTTAGCTGAAGATGTCTGTGTTATAATAGACGAAGTTGATTTTATCGGAACAGAGACACGCGCCCTCTACCACTTCTTTGTCACAGCGCTTCAGAACGGAACTCTCTCTGACACCCAACGCATGCTCTCCACTTTGCCTGGCATCTTGCAAGAAACTGCGGAGCGCCTGCGACAAGAGGTAGAGATGAGAGAGCGCATGGAGAGCATCAGCCGTATCCGCAGACGGCCCACACACAGGGCCGGGCATGCGCTCGAAACAAATCCAGTGCTGGACAGCGTTCGTCTCAAAAAGGTTGCCACCAAAGCTGCATATCGGTTGAAACGGGCGCGCTTGAAAGAAGCGCACAATGAATTGATATACCTGCGACAAGAAGCGGAACAGGCCGGAGATCAAGAAGGGCTGGCGGCGCTGGATCAGCGCAGGAAAGATGTGCTGCTCCAGATCGAGACCATTGATTCGGCGGTTCCACTGCATAGTTAG
- the rpoD gene encoding RNA polymerase sigma factor RpoD, whose amino-acid sequence MVKRKTEPLAQRQGALRVQERAEEASTTDSDELNNLPGDEDEEGVEEDDEDFIEEDFDDGLDDEAIAAQQAEEEAEEAEEDETAAAEEAERFALASSSEDHEDHLEDLADGDDFLGDNEKQKPARANHHMAPRETKPHDTLLNVADVESVRAKVGARGGSLDDLFRIQDGPMVMDALNPTKRTASRWRGDEEPDVEALAAGHKWDELHEGFGIIVADLESSLDDPVRMYLREIGRVPLLTAEEEISLAKRMERGRLEYQNPCCNRCIVEDGEEAQRKLTEANLRLVVSVAKKYIGRGMSLLDLIQEGNIGLIRAVEKFDYRKGFKFSTYATWWIRQAITRAIADQARTIRIPVHMVETINRLIRISRRLLQELGREPTSEEIALEMQITPEKVREIIKVSQEPVSLETPIGEEEDSHLGDFIEDHSALAPAEAASHQLLKEQVEVVLGGLSERERKVLQLRFGLDDGRSRTLEEVGREFKVTRERIRQIEAKALRKLRHPSRSRKLKDYLD is encoded by the coding sequence ATGGTCAAGCGCAAAACCGAGCCACTAGCCCAGCGTCAGGGGGCGCTGCGGGTTCAAGAGCGCGCTGAGGAAGCGTCTACCACTGATAGCGACGAACTAAATAATCTACCAGGCGATGAAGACGAAGAAGGCGTCGAAGAAGACGATGAGGACTTCATAGAAGAAGACTTCGATGATGGCCTCGATGACGAAGCTATCGCCGCACAACAGGCGGAGGAAGAGGCGGAAGAAGCAGAAGAAGACGAAACCGCTGCGGCGGAAGAAGCCGAACGCTTCGCACTTGCCAGCAGCAGCGAAGACCACGAAGACCACCTGGAAGACCTGGCCGACGGGGACGATTTCTTAGGCGACAACGAGAAGCAGAAGCCCGCGCGGGCCAACCACCATATGGCGCCGCGTGAGACAAAACCCCACGATACCCTGCTGAATGTAGCCGACGTTGAGTCCGTTCGCGCCAAGGTGGGGGCGCGAGGCGGGTCACTCGACGACCTCTTCAGAATACAGGATGGGCCAATGGTGATGGACGCCCTCAATCCCACCAAGAGAACCGCAAGCCGATGGCGTGGAGATGAAGAGCCGGATGTGGAGGCGTTGGCTGCTGGACACAAGTGGGATGAGTTGCACGAAGGCTTTGGGATTATTGTTGCCGATCTGGAAAGCAGCCTGGATGATCCTGTGCGGATGTACCTGCGCGAGATTGGCCGCGTGCCGCTCCTGACCGCCGAAGAAGAAATATCGCTGGCAAAGCGCATGGAGCGCGGCAGACTCGAATACCAGAATCCCTGCTGTAATCGCTGCATCGTCGAAGATGGCGAGGAGGCGCAGCGCAAGCTGACCGAAGCCAACCTCCGTCTGGTGGTGAGTGTCGCCAAGAAATATATTGGCCGGGGGATGAGCCTGCTGGACCTGATTCAAGAGGGGAATATTGGCCTCATTCGCGCCGTCGAGAAGTTTGACTACAGGAAGGGCTTCAAGTTCAGCACCTACGCAACCTGGTGGATTCGCCAGGCCATCACCCGCGCCATCGCCGACCAGGCCCGCACTATTCGTATCCCCGTGCATATGGTCGAAACCATCAATCGCCTGATTCGCATCAGCCGCCGATTGCTTCAGGAACTGGGCCGCGAGCCAACTTCAGAGGAGATCGCGCTGGAGATGCAGATTACTCCCGAAAAAGTGCGCGAGATCATCAAAGTCAGCCAGGAACCCGTCAGCCTGGAAACCCCCATCGGCGAAGAAGAAGACAGCCACCTGGGCGACTTCATCGAAGATCACTCCGCGCTGGCCCCTGCCGAAGCCGCCAGCCATCAACTGCTCAAAGAGCAGGTCGAGGTCGTGCTGGGAGGACTCAGCGAGCGCGAGCGCAAAGTCTTGCAACTGCGCTTCGGGCTGGATGATGGGCGCAGCCGCACCCTGGAAGAGGTGGGCCGAGAGTTCAAGGTGACGCGCGAGCGCATTCGCCAGATCGAGGCCAAAGCCCTGCGCAAGCTGCGGCACCCATCGCGCAGCCGCAAGCTCAAGGACTATCTGGATTGA
- a CDS encoding PrsW family glutamic-type intramembrane protease, translating into MQSCPTCGARIGLEQRSCPTCGAPLFPFQGPAPSIMPGTAPLEDASRAVSPNGNAPQPAPTSGSERWGPGIWGPGSPPISEPSPATPGLDKPAQAIPGQPTTLREYGSGAASRPSPPYRPPAGPGTPTYPSAYPGYAQQPGYAPYPPYPGAPGYPYGWYPPIRPPRPPGETYHKVLSILTLVASSLLLLGGLGAIGVTWLLALTGNSQDLSIINFLIMVILAALAGGGAGMYHAIRALMRDASAPFSLPSFWALLALAVVILAAGIALFALEQPTGSVILIEPLVLLSGIVPALMVLALGLQRLRFNVSWRRIWLALTSGATLAVGAGIVLEGVLALLLLGVSLLNIGPSALNPNSSFGTIATLVLIAVIAPLVEETTKQISGFFLLPRMKGPQEAFLIGLAAGIGFAIVETAGYIGSAQADWVGIAFGRVGAGLLHGMGAAVAGVGWYYLIKGKGARWRWRIGFGCLAYAYLQHALFNGGQVLLLIGFKPLQTWHFDIFGLRQDATILYAGGLYLIILGIILLVTRWLRQSAPSAASALPAARPAPNVAAAWPDAPGANSLSGPISSAAPTDTLGVGEPGGSEPGGRR; encoded by the coding sequence ATGCAAAGCTGCCCAACCTGCGGCGCCCGCATCGGGCTGGAACAACGTTCCTGCCCCACCTGCGGCGCGCCGCTTTTTCCCTTCCAGGGGCCAGCGCCCAGCATCATGCCAGGGACGGCGCCGCTGGAGGACGCATCTAGAGCCGTTTCACCAAACGGGAACGCGCCCCAGCCAGCGCCCACATCGGGCAGCGAACGCTGGGGGCCGGGCATCTGGGGGCCAGGCTCGCCGCCGATCAGTGAACCGTCCCCGGCCACACCCGGCCTTGATAAACCCGCCCAGGCGATCCCAGGGCAGCCCACGACCCTGCGCGAATATGGCTCAGGCGCCGCGTCCAGGCCATCCCCACCGTATCGCCCGCCTGCTGGCCCTGGCACGCCGACCTATCCGTCAGCCTATCCAGGGTACGCGCAGCAGCCCGGATACGCGCCCTATCCACCCTATCCGGGCGCGCCTGGCTATCCCTATGGCTGGTATCCTCCTATCAGGCCGCCGCGCCCCCCAGGCGAAACCTATCATAAAGTCCTCAGCATCCTCACCCTCGTTGCCTCTTCATTGCTGCTCCTGGGCGGGTTGGGCGCGATAGGGGTGACATGGCTGCTGGCGTTGACAGGCAACAGTCAAGACCTTTCGATCATCAATTTTCTCATCATGGTCATCCTGGCCGCGCTCGCGGGCGGCGGCGCCGGAATGTATCATGCCATCCGCGCGCTGATGCGCGATGCATCAGCGCCGTTCAGCCTGCCCAGCTTTTGGGCGCTGCTCGCGCTCGCTGTGGTGATTCTGGCCGCTGGCATCGCACTCTTTGCCCTGGAACAGCCTACCGGATCGGTAATCCTGATCGAGCCGCTGGTCCTGCTCAGCGGCATCGTTCCGGCACTGATGGTGCTGGCCCTGGGGCTGCAACGGCTGCGCTTCAATGTGAGTTGGCGGCGCATCTGGCTGGCCCTGACAAGCGGCGCAACACTCGCTGTTGGCGCGGGCATCGTGCTTGAGGGCGTGCTGGCGCTCCTGCTGCTTGGGGTCTCTCTCCTGAACATTGGCCCCTCCGCCTTGAACCCCAATAGCTCATTCGGCACGATTGCTACTCTGGTCCTGATCGCGGTGATAGCGCCGCTGGTCGAGGAAACGACGAAGCAAATCAGCGGATTCTTCCTCTTGCCACGCATGAAAGGGCCACAAGAAGCCTTCTTGATCGGGCTGGCGGCTGGCATCGGCTTCGCCATCGTAGAAACAGCGGGCTATATTGGCAGCGCGCAGGCCGACTGGGTGGGCATCGCCTTTGGGCGCGTGGGCGCGGGACTCCTGCATGGCATGGGCGCGGCGGTGGCCGGAGTTGGCTGGTATTATTTGATAAAGGGCAAGGGCGCGCGCTGGCGCTGGCGCATTGGCTTCGGCTGCCTGGCCTACGCCTACCTGCAACACGCCCTCTTCAACGGTGGACAAGTGCTGCTGCTGATCGGCTTCAAGCCCTTGCAGACCTGGCATTTCGATATTTTCGGTCTGCGTCAGGATGCCACCATTCTCTACGCTGGCGGCCTCTATCTCATCATCCTGGGCATCATACTCCTCGTAACACGCTGGCTGCGTCAGTCGGCTCCGTCTGCCGCCAGCGCCTTACCAGCCGCGCGGCCAGCTCCCAACGTGGCGGCGGCATGGCCCGACGCACCAGGGGCCAATAGCCTGAGCGGGCCGATCAGCAGCGCCGCGCCAACCGATACGCTGGGCGTTGGAGAGCCGGGCGGCAGCGAACCAGGAGGCCGCAGATGA
- a CDS encoding DUF3267 domain-containing protein has translation MPLTARPLRVAHCFQPGRRRLAQQAVNEGRVERLLAWDALGPEHLYTLARLSLYLFLVGAAFFLGLNLLVYRLETGAASGSISWSQVWTVAGANILAYLAVLGLHEGAHGLVFALLGGRPVFGAKLPFALYCGAPDQLFTRGAYLAVGLAPLALISLAGIVLILLAPGLAPYVQLGLIGNFSGAAGDLWAARILFQQPSTVLVQDTATGFEVYAIQPGI, from the coding sequence ATGCCGCTGACAGCCCGGCCTTTGCGCGTGGCGCATTGCTTTCAACCTGGCCGCCGTCGCCTGGCCCAGCAAGCCGTGAACGAGGGGCGCGTAGAACGCCTGCTGGCCTGGGATGCGCTGGGGCCTGAGCATCTGTACACGCTGGCGCGGCTCAGCCTGTACCTGTTTCTGGTGGGCGCGGCTTTCTTTCTGGGGCTGAATCTGCTGGTCTATCGGCTGGAGACAGGCGCGGCCAGCGGCTCGATCAGTTGGTCGCAGGTCTGGACGGTGGCCGGAGCCAATATCCTGGCCTATCTGGCGGTATTGGGGCTGCACGAGGGCGCGCATGGCCTGGTTTTTGCCCTGCTGGGCGGGCGGCCCGTCTTTGGCGCGAAGCTGCCTTTTGCCCTCTATTGTGGCGCGCCCGATCAACTGTTTACGCGCGGCGCTTATCTCGCGGTGGGGCTGGCGCCGCTGGCGCTGATCTCTCTGGCGGGCATCGTGTTGATTCTGCTGGCTCCTGGCCTCGCGCCGTATGTGCAGCTTGGGCTGATTGGCAACTTCTCTGGCGCGGCTGGCGATCTGTGGGCGGCGCGCATCTTGTTCCAGCAGCCTTCCACAGTATTGGTGCAGGATACTGCGACAGGCTTCGAGGTCTACGCAATTCAACCTGGGATATAA
- a CDS encoding NUDIX hydrolase, with protein MEYCPRCGHALVEREAFGRLRPVCPGCGHVVFRGPKIAAGALVVRDGAILLNQRDIDPGLGKWGLPAGYVDLGERVEDAAIREVKEETGLDVCLEGLLGVYTNLERGVALVVYCASVRGGELIVGHETRAVGFFAPDALPELAFAQNIEIIQDWLRRKDS; from the coding sequence ATGGAATATTGCCCTCGCTGCGGTCATGCGCTGGTGGAGCGCGAAGCGTTTGGTCGGCTGCGGCCAGTCTGTCCGGGCTGCGGCCATGTTGTCTTTCGCGGGCCGAAAATCGCGGCTGGCGCGCTGGTCGTGCGCGATGGCGCGATTTTGCTCAATCAGCGCGATATTGATCCCGGCCTGGGCAAGTGGGGGCTGCCAGCGGGCTATGTGGACCTGGGCGAACGAGTTGAGGACGCCGCGATCCGCGAAGTCAAAGAAGAGACTGGCCTGGATGTGTGCCTGGAGGGTCTGCTGGGCGTGTACACCAATCTGGAGCGCGGCGTGGCCCTGGTCGTCTACTGCGCCAGCGTGCGTGGCGGCGAACTGATTGTCGGCCACGAGACGCGCGCCGTCGGGTTCTTTGCGCCCGATGCCCTGCCTGAACTGGCTTTCGCGCAGAATATCGAAATCATTCAAGATTGGTTGCGGAGAAAGGACTCCTGA